One Sediminibacillus dalangtanensis genomic region harbors:
- a CDS encoding YpjP family protein has protein sequence MKLWLKKISVILITFMTLGMYIPPNYLDTSAAEKDEVFSKSDSDSHAEVTVGVVDREEETSTDELADNSQLIASFREQAAERTVAKLGPRIYPKVEDEFTSTILPVLEQVVNDILVDAGEEKIPYFVITEQPGSGYGERIFNIHDNQTDEDVAKFHVRRDNRPGEGYWFNFHYHINRDGFEGHYTIGEIYWDKNTPPKWTV, from the coding sequence AATATCTGTCATCTTGATCACGTTCATGACGCTGGGTATGTACATCCCGCCAAACTATTTGGATACGAGCGCAGCAGAAAAAGACGAAGTATTCTCCAAATCTGATTCCGATAGTCATGCTGAAGTCACCGTTGGTGTGGTGGACAGGGAAGAGGAAACGTCAACCGATGAATTAGCAGACAATAGTCAGTTGATTGCTTCCTTCAGAGAACAAGCTGCTGAGCGGACCGTTGCCAAACTCGGCCCAAGGATTTATCCCAAGGTGGAGGATGAGTTTACGTCTACTATTCTTCCGGTGCTCGAACAAGTGGTCAATGATATTTTAGTAGATGCCGGAGAAGAAAAAATCCCTTATTTTGTTATTACGGAACAACCAGGAAGTGGTTATGGAGAGCGTATTTTCAATATTCACGACAATCAGACCGATGAAGATGTAGCTAAATTTCATGTAAGACGTGATAACCGTCCTGGTGAAGGATATTGGTTTAATTTCCATTATCATATAAACAGGGATGGCTTTGAAGGACACTATACAATAGGGGAAATTTATTGGGATAAAAATACGCCGCCGAAGTGGACGGTATAA
- a CDS encoding penicillin-binding protein 1A: protein MAEQKSRMERRKKKPLWLKLFFLILLLGLAGLLTGAGVFAYYANQAPPLNEKDLVDPAASQILDKDGNVVAAIGNKKREQVNYDEIPGLVEDAILATEDVRFYEHFGIDPLRLGGAIIANITEGFGSEGASTLTQQVIKRSFLSSEKSLKRKAQEAWLAVKLEQEYSKQEIFEMYVNKIYYSDNIYGIATAADYYFDKELDELTLPQAALLAGMPQSPNGYNPYDHPERAKERRDIVLSLMEEHDKITHEERMKAEKTPITEGLVKRDDGERTYLSASDGYEAFIDVVISEVDAIGDYNIYEDGLKIHTTLDPDAQSAIEDMLNKEDAIDYPEDKDGQPFQAGITLLDTKNGAIRAVGGGRNYAKSTKRAFNFATDTSRQPGSVIKPILAYGPAIEYKKWSTAHIVNDEEFEYENGEEPHNWDGKYKGEITIREALWDSRNIPAIKTFNEAGHENAADFAKKLGLNLEEPLMESAAIGGISKGTSPLQIAGAYAAFGNGGTYNEPYTVTKIEQRDGKTLETNHESHQAMEDYTSYMVTDMLKDVIKKPEATGYKANISGLPVAGKTGTTNYSEDSVEKYNIPEDSSPDSWFAGYTTDYTAAIWTGYQDRKNPLTGNEKDIAKKIFKHVMANVTEEKDTEDFKKPDSVVEKKIEEGTNPPKLASSFTPEDKISTELFVKGEVPKQESDEFIPELPAPEGLSADYDKDKATVQLDWDYEQNEDDDREVHFEVEASAEGGSSITDKETDETEITIPSIKSGESYTFTVRAVSEEEESDPASIVVDTDTEEEDSTSNGDNQSSSQQSEETDSDGENEEDSSSSSEDGNKEEDTENETDNQSEQENEEETTAENNSDQDTADQNDDNQEDNSGATGEGSENEESDEEENEEEQDSDSSDESSENSDEETDGDETESSENSNEENNGENESNNNESQNTNANQDSQAENNNDAAGEDPETAEEENSQGESETNQSADAADSDNTGENGSDAADAED from the coding sequence ATGGCTGAACAGAAATCTCGAATGGAAAGAAGGAAAAAGAAACCACTGTGGCTGAAGCTATTTTTCCTGATTCTTTTATTGGGCTTGGCCGGCCTTCTGACTGGTGCTGGTGTGTTTGCATATTATGCGAACCAGGCGCCGCCTTTAAATGAAAAGGATTTGGTAGACCCGGCAGCTTCCCAAATTCTTGATAAAGACGGCAACGTCGTGGCGGCAATAGGGAACAAAAAAAGGGAACAGGTAAATTATGACGAGATTCCCGGTTTAGTAGAGGATGCCATTTTAGCCACTGAGGATGTCAGATTTTATGAGCATTTCGGCATTGACCCTCTAAGGCTTGGCGGGGCAATAATAGCGAACATAACCGAAGGGTTTGGATCAGAAGGTGCAAGCACCCTCACCCAACAAGTCATAAAACGCTCATTTTTATCTTCGGAAAAGTCTTTGAAAAGAAAAGCCCAGGAAGCATGGCTGGCTGTGAAATTGGAACAGGAATACAGCAAACAGGAAATCTTTGAAATGTATGTAAACAAAATTTATTACTCCGATAACATATACGGTATTGCCACAGCAGCAGATTACTACTTCGACAAGGAGCTTGATGAGCTCACGCTGCCGCAAGCAGCCCTGCTTGCCGGTATGCCTCAGAGTCCGAACGGTTACAATCCTTATGACCATCCCGAACGGGCAAAGGAAAGACGCGACATTGTCCTGTCGCTAATGGAAGAACATGATAAGATTACGCATGAAGAACGGATGAAGGCAGAAAAAACTCCTATCACCGAGGGACTCGTTAAACGTGATGATGGAGAACGAACTTACTTGTCCGCCTCTGATGGTTATGAAGCTTTTATAGACGTCGTGATCAGTGAGGTAGATGCCATCGGTGATTACAACATTTATGAGGATGGATTAAAGATCCACACTACCCTCGACCCTGATGCCCAATCAGCAATAGAAGATATGCTGAACAAGGAGGATGCAATTGATTACCCAGAAGACAAGGACGGGCAGCCATTCCAAGCTGGAATCACCTTGCTCGATACAAAAAATGGGGCGATTCGCGCTGTAGGTGGCGGCCGCAACTATGCCAAGAGCACCAAACGCGCCTTCAACTTTGCCACCGACACAAGCAGGCAGCCTGGTTCCGTCATCAAACCAATATTGGCTTATGGACCAGCAATTGAATATAAAAAGTGGTCCACCGCCCATATTGTGAATGACGAAGAATTCGAGTATGAAAATGGCGAGGAACCACACAACTGGGATGGAAAGTATAAAGGAGAAATTACGATACGCGAAGCATTGTGGGATTCCCGGAACATTCCGGCAATCAAAACCTTCAATGAAGCTGGACACGAAAACGCCGCCGATTTCGCAAAAAAGCTTGGTTTGAACCTGGAAGAACCGTTAATGGAAAGTGCTGCCATCGGCGGAATATCGAAAGGCACAAGTCCTCTGCAAATAGCCGGGGCATATGCCGCATTCGGCAACGGCGGAACATATAACGAGCCATACACCGTTACGAAAATCGAACAAAGAGACGGAAAAACATTGGAAACCAATCATGAAAGCCATCAAGCAATGGAAGACTATACCTCTTACATGGTTACGGATATGTTAAAAGATGTAATCAAAAAACCAGAGGCTACCGGATACAAGGCGAACATTTCCGGTTTGCCTGTTGCAGGCAAAACAGGAACCACAAACTACTCAGAGGATTCAGTTGAAAAATACAATATTCCGGAAGACAGTTCACCGGATTCCTGGTTTGCAGGTTACACGACAGATTATACCGCAGCAATTTGGACTGGTTATCAAGACAGAAAAAATCCGTTAACAGGAAATGAGAAAGATATCGCCAAAAAGATATTCAAGCATGTCATGGCCAACGTTACCGAGGAGAAAGACACGGAAGATTTCAAAAAACCGGATAGTGTCGTAGAGAAAAAGATAGAAGAAGGAACCAACCCGCCAAAGCTAGCCAGCAGTTTTACGCCAGAGGATAAAATTTCAACAGAATTGTTTGTAAAAGGAGAAGTACCAAAACAGGAATCAGATGAATTTATCCCTGAACTGCCTGCACCGGAAGGGTTGTCTGCTGACTACGATAAAGACAAAGCTACGGTCCAATTAGACTGGGATTATGAACAGAATGAAGACGACGACCGGGAGGTGCATTTTGAAGTGGAAGCTTCTGCTGAAGGGGGTTCTTCCATCACAGATAAAGAAACAGACGAAACAGAAATAACCATTCCTTCTATCAAATCGGGAGAATCTTACACCTTTACTGTCCGGGCTGTATCGGAAGAAGAAGAAAGCGATCCCGCCTCCATCGTTGTCGATACCGATACAGAAGAAGAAGACAGTACCAGCAACGGTGACAATCAAAGCAGTTCACAGCAAAGTGAAGAAACTGATTCAGATGGAGAGAACGAGGAAGACAGTTCGTCATCCAGTGAAGATGGAAACAAGGAAGAAGATACAGAAAACGAAACGGATAATCAGTCAGAACAAGAAAACGAGGAAGAAACAACGGCTGAAAATAACAGTGATCAGGACACCGCAGACCAGAATGACGATAATCAAGAAGATAACAGCGGGGCCACAGGAGAAGGTTCAGAAAATGAGGAATCCGATGAAGAAGAAAATGAAGAAGAACAGGACTCCGATTCCTCTGATGAGTCAAGTGAAAACAGTGACGAAGAAACAGATGGTGATGAAACTGAATCAAGTGAGAACAGTAATGAAGAAAACAATGGTGAAAATGAATCAAATAATAATGAAAGTCAGAATACGAATGCTAATCAAGACAGTCAAGCGGAAAATAATAATGATGCAGCAGGAGAAGACCCAGAAACCGCAGAAGAAGAAAATAGCCAAGGAGAGAGCGAGACAAATCAATCGGCTGATGCAGCTGATTCTGACAATACCGGAGAAAATGGAAGTGATGCTGCAGACGCGGAAGATTAA
- a CDS encoding CDGSH iron-sulfur domain-containing protein: MSEKQKAIIQVRDNGSILVKGDVELLDADGNVYETKPAFSLCRCGASSNKPFCDGTHKKIGFESKTRVHD; this comes from the coding sequence ATGAGCGAAAAACAAAAAGCGATTATTCAAGTGAGGGATAATGGTTCCATCCTAGTCAAAGGGGATGTAGAATTGTTGGATGCAGATGGAAATGTATATGAAACAAAACCTGCTTTTTCTTTATGCAGATGCGGTGCTTCCAGCAATAAGCCGTTCTGCGACGGTACTCATAAGAAAATTGGCTTCGAAAGCAAAACGCGGGTACATGACTAA